In Theileria equi strain WA chromosome 4 map unlocalized gcontig_1105316255033, whole genome shotgun sequence, the following are encoded in one genomic region:
- a CDS encoding proteasome subunit, putative (encoded by transcript BEWA_013160A) encodes MSGYVTGSAIVGIKYRDGVLLAADTKLSYGRMSRVTNYERLEQVSPTSVFCSSGDAADHQYISKFLKKAVHNELLANNNDLSKVSMDAKMLHNYMARVFYARRSKLDPIVSAAVIAGISDGEPFLGYSDYYGTKYTDDFITTGFGKYFAIGPLREEHRADMSKEEATDLAIRCMRLLYLRDCTASNKIQIAHVTKDGVVIQEPFFFDSKWHFEKFVKPTSALPIAGTQF; translated from the exons ATGAGTGGATACGTCACGGGATCTGCCATTGTTGGCATTAAATACAGAGACGGGGTCTTGTTGGCCGCAGATACCAAAC TGAGCTACGGGAGGATGTCTAGAGTGACGAATTACGAGAGGCTAGAGCAGGTCTCGCCCACTTCGGTATTCTGCTCTTCGGGGGATGCAGCCGACCACCAGTACATTTCAAAGTTTCTCAAAAAGGCCGTGCACAATGAACTCTTGGCCAATAATAACGACTTGTCAAAGGTCTCTATGGACGCTAAAATGCTACACAACTACATGGCACGCGTCTTTTACGCCCGCAGGAGTAAACTCGATCCCATTGTCTCCGCCGCCGTTATAGCCGGAATAAGCGATGGAGAGCCTTTTCTGGGCTACTCTGACTATTATGGAACAAAGTATACTGATGACTTTATCACCACTG gttttggaaaatattttgCGATTGGTCCACTGAGAGAGGAGCACAGAGCAGACATGAGTAAAGAGGAGGCTACAGATTTGGCGATACGTTGCATGAGGCTCCTGTATCTCCGGGACTGTACAGCCTCCAATAAGATACAAATTGCACATGTCACCAAGGATGGTGTTGTTATACAAGAACCCTTCTTTTTCGATTCCAAATG GcactttgaaaagtttgtaaagCCAACCTCAGCACTGCCCATTGCCGGTACACAATTTtga
- a CDS encoding hypothetical protein (encoded by transcript BEWA_013230A) — protein sequence MRILTLFYTLCLAGLCYCGDENKVYTSLFNVDEAKEDCIKVLKLTAKVDKVAELKYDQDIIWSSGIFGSPCSSAVLYMDKGRPTLAVIKTKGFLGKEGTTYKYYDGKQWKDGREGTHKNKLKKLKEKCKSENILDITNPDKSKIDVKTKNDDGIECREYHLKSSSKITSVLDSGVTIWTATSEEMCTLAVSFTRGNSSSLVILINDGQNIQNRFFKKADGRWEDATDKVKKMEESETPPPNETADSSTSSLQLENKDSEQSLDTSILEETVEGSTDDHLNVPPKASHEEPENLPEVLVEDVPEVIVEDVSEVPEHSEDTDLVSKDTKTEGNNNDSTDQNGDLLSALDTTDSDSLASENVYCEEAEGVNEVEESESEEPKEDAAKESPEEAPIEVTLNGILQEDKTEPADKPVKSPAHETSEEASFMPIEQSPQEVDPQVGHVDVILDLANPDKDKVEISKREVYGVEHTAYTPKDAVLITLVVDGETKLLATPEGEELLLAIVSTKGDSSLLLISPKTGNKHFEKDGLVLDLANQSETEIVVEYRISGVAVKNYSPKNGHHIDLILEDGVLIWVSYGKVKSTLHSLDNNDLSKYLKGDDGSQDILEDINHGDSENLSIFPHLFGTITMLHSIGLDPHGNMENFPKLPVSDSNEKCIGVKSYTKGESMLLVMTIRNDYGHTDHYFEKVDIEWNEIDEELFNAKLKIMINGHGNNPN from the exons ATGAGGATCCTAACACTATTCTACACACTCTGTCTGGCAGGACTATGTTACTGCGGAGACGAGAATAAGGTTTACACATctctctttaatgtagaTGAAGCAAAGGAGGATTGTATTAAGGTTCTCAAACTCACAGCTAAAGTCGATAAAGTTGCTGAGCTCAAGTATGATCAGGATATTATATGGTCCAGTGGTATATTTGGTTCTCCTTGTTCTTCAGCAGTACTGTACATGGACAAAGGTAGACCTACACTGGCTGTTATAAAGACAAAGGGTTTTCTCGGTAAGGAAGGTACTACCTATAAGTACTATGATGGTAAGCAGTGGAAAGATGGTAGAGAGGGTACTCATAAAAATAAGCTTAAGAAACTAAAGGAGAAGTGCAAATCTGAGAATATTCTAGATATTACTAATCCTGATAAATCTAAGATAGATGTAAAAACGAAAAATGATGATGGAATAGAATGTAGGGAATATCACCTTAAGAGTAGTTCCAAGATTACGTCTGTTCTAGACAGTGGAGTAACCATATGGACAGCTACATCTGAAGAAATGTGCACATTAGCAGTATCTTTTACTAGAGgaaattcttcttctcttGTTATACTTATAAATGATGGTCAGAATATTCAGAAtagattttttaaaaaaGCTGATGGAAGATGGGAAGACGCTACTGATAAGGTGaagaaaatggaagaatctgaaacGCCTCCTCCAAATGAAACAGCGGACAGTTCAACTTCATCTCTACAGTTGGAGAATAAAGATAGTGAGCAGTCTCTTGATACATCAATTCTTGAAGAGACTGTTGAAGGATCGACAGATGACCATCTAAATGTCCCACCCAAAGCATCTCATGAAGAACCTGAGAATCTACCAGAAGTTCTTGTAGAGGATGTACCAGAGGTTATAGTTGAGGACGTATCTGAGGTTCCTGAACATTCAGAAGATACTGATCTTGTATCTAAAGATACCAAAACTGAGGGAAATAATAATGATTCCACAGACCAAAATGGTGATTTACTCTCTGCTTTAGACACAACCGACTCAGATTCTCTAGCCTCTGAAAATGTATATTGCGAAGAGGCAGAAGGGGTTAATGAGGTCGAGGAGAGTGAATCAGAAGAACCTAAGGAGGATGCTGCTAAGGAATCTCCTGAAGAGGCTCCCATAGAGGTCACACTAAATGGTATCTTACAGGAAGATAAAACAGAGCCTGCTGATAAACCTGTAAAGTCTCCTGCTCATGAAACATCTGAGGAGGCATCTTTTATGCCTATTGAACAATCTCCTCAGGAAGTAGATCCTCAAGTTGGTCATGTTGATGTCATTCTCGATTTAGCCAATCCCGATAAAGACAAAGTGGAGATTAGCAAAAGGGAAGTTTATGGAGtagaacatactgcatatactccaaaggatgctGTCCTCATAACTTTagttgtggatggagaaaCTAAACTTTTGGCTACTCCTGAGGGTGAAGAGCTTCTATTAGCGATAGTATCGACAAAGGGAGACTCTTCActacttttaatttctccCAAGACTGGTAATAAGcactttgagaaa GATGGTCTTGTTCTAGACCTTGCTAACCAAAGTGAAACTGAAATAGTTGTTGAGTATAGAATATCTGGAGTAGCCGTTAAGAACTATTCCCCAAAGAATGGTCATCATATAGACCTCATCCTAGAGGATGGAGTTCTCATTTGGGTGTCATATGGAAAGGTAAAATCAACTCTTCATAGTCTAGATAATAATGATTTAAGTAAATACTTAAAGGGGGATGACGGATCACAGGATATTCTTGAAGATATTAACCACGGTGACTCTGAAAATCTGTCAATTTTTCCGCATTTATTTGGGACGATAACCATGTTGCATAGCATAGGACTAGATCCCCATGGAAATATGGAGAACTTTCCAAAATTGCCTGTTTCGGATTCTAATGAAAAGTGTATAGGTGTTAAGTCTTATACAAAGGGAGAATCCATGCTACTTGTCATGACTATAAGGAATGACTATGGTCACACCGATCACTATTTTGAAAAAGTTGATAttgaatggaatgagattgatgaagaactGTTTAACGCGAAGttaaaaataatgataaatggaCACGGAAATAATCCTAATTAA
- a CDS encoding hypothetical protein (encoded by transcript BEWA_013180A) has protein sequence MRILKYLLYISASYCCFVAGGGSSEKASAGKGSAVQPHAKSNNNTAGRHQATSQSDVQGISKGKLSRRGSASHANAHPQAAHTNRTQRQGNLEGRNSAGHSTHSVRGSSGHNAHASGTHNRPAHHQGQHPHHKKNGHSTPTHKGRPPTVEDDDSSSLDSNLPDTTKQEEHKDVTASSDVPPPIPALGRRAEERKKDNSDLKISIASMGRNTKERITVDINRDDNSHTIKKCQTLPVKNQKDMDAPQCDYSCDSQSNIAKFVDGEEVIWDAGETNARAFYGTLVLKDGHKYFSFRVSDGNRYKLETKYASNASGKWQIIPEIEYNRQIENIKDPESIQGTVLDLLNPDEEKIEKERVVNNGFHGIKYKVKTGHDNITRIVEGEAKNEPAGDSHDSHKKEDSSAPKSEAEGSAGAAALVAGHDIESIDDEDEVKEDSYIWRAAADDHYCTEALVYPEDKPVKILLVKTHNPDGNEATVYFIKDNGKWNFANQKVYLDEMNKLRNQASDN, from the coding sequence ATGAGGATCTTGAAATACCTACTCTACATCTCAGCCTCCTATTGTTGTTTCGTGGCAGGTGGTGGGTCTTCCGAAAAGGCATCTGCTGGAAAAGGAAGTGCTGTACAACCTCATGCAAAATCTAATAATAATACCGCTGGAAGACACCAGGCTACATCACAATCTGATGTTCAAGGCATATCCAAAGGAAAACTTTCAAGGAGGGGATCTGCATCACATGCCAATGCGCATCCTCAAGCAGCCCATACGAACCGTACTCAAAGACAGGGGAATTTGGAGGGAAGGAATTCTGCAGGACACAGTACTCACAGCGTGAGAGGGTCCTCTGGACATAATGCCCATGCCTCTGGAACACACAATAGGCCTGCACATCACCAGGGACAGCATCCACACcacaagaagaatggacaTAGCACTCCAACTCATAAAGGACGACCCCCAACtgttgaagatgatgattcCTCATCACTGGATAGCAATCTTCCGGACACTACAAAGCAGGAAGAACATAAGGATGTTACAGCATCGTCTGACGTTCCTCCACCAATTCCAGCCTTAGGAAGAAGAGCTGAAGAACGTAAGAAGGATAATTCAGACCTAAAGATATCCATAGCTTCAATGGGAAGAAACACAAAAGAAAGGATTACCGTAGATATCAATAGAGATGATAATTCACATACCATAAAGAAGTGCCAAACACTGCCTGTAAAGAATCAAAAGGATATGGATGCGCCACAGTGTGATTATTCCTGTGACTCTCAGTCGAACATTGCCAAGTTTGTGGACGGAGAAGAGGTCATTTGGGATGCCGGTGAAACAAACGCCAGAGCATTCTATGGTACTCTCGTACTTAAAGATGGACACAAGTACTTCTCATTCCGCGTATCAGATGGCAATAGGTACAAACTTGAGACCAAATATGCCAGTAATGCTAGTGGTAAATGGCAGATAATACCAGAAATCGAGTATAATCGCCAAATAGAAAATATCAAGGATCCGGAATCCATACAAGGAACTGTGTTGGACCTTTTGAATccagatgaagaaaagattgaGAAGGAAAGAGTTGTCAACAATGGTTTCCATGGTATAAAGTATAAGGTAAAGACAGGTCATGACAACATAACTCGCATTGTTGAGGGCGAAGCTAAAAATGAACCTGCAGGTGACTCTCATGATAGCCATAAAAAAGAAGATAGCTCAGCACCAAAGTCAGAAGCTGAGGGATCAGCAGGAGCCGCTGCATTAGTTGCCGGTCATGATATAGAAAGTATTGATGATGAGGACGAAGTAAAAGAAGATTCATACATTTGGAGAGCTGCTGCTGATGATCATTACTGTACTGAAGCCCTTGTATATCCTGAAGACAAACCTGTGAAGATATTGCTCGTTAAAACCCATAACCCAGATGGTAATGAAGCAACAGTATACTTCATTAAAGAcaatggtaaatggaatTTTGCTAATCAGAAGGTGTATCTCGATGAAATGAATAAACTGAGGAACCAGGCATCAGACAACTGA
- a CDS encoding haloacid dehalogenase-like hydrolase family member protein (encoded by transcript BEWA_013210A) yields the protein MILYIFFFFCIPFRLKGVICGDTDGGTSVDSNISQFLRLENPPKYFGIDIDGTFYTDNKESWKKNLDAFSKARKNGFVPFICTGRTFSGVSDILKDMEEETGYKGYPGVYNNGSIVYDENGSIMYSKAFSKEFVKAVCEHVTECRSLQTFVFYTKDGQYSLTSIHGNFRFTLELRGVPNPKLVTGNELLSMDILALSVCCNNFKFREFKEGTDYVCKTARSGFCNVNPAGVTKALGLKNLMEHYGLSPKDCGFIGNADNDIEAMDFCDHSFCVDDAPDFVKRHAKWVLDKGHDEGAVAQALELLYTS from the coding sequence ATGATCCTTTACAtatttttcttcttttgcaTACCCTTCAGATTAAAAGGCGTAATTTGCGGAGATACGGATGGAGGCACCTCTGTGGATTCAAATATATCGCAGTTTTTAAGGCTGGAAAATCCaccaaagtactttggAATTGACATTGACGGGACCTTCTATACAGATAATAAAGAGTCATGGAAAAAGAACTTGGACGCATTTTCCAAAGCCAGGAAGAATGGCTTCGTACCATTCATTTGTACGGGTCGTACGTTTAGCGGAGTATCGGATATTCTAAAGgatatggaagaagagacCGGGTACAAAGGATACCCTGGCGTCTATAATAATGGTTCAATAGTTTATGATGAGAATGGTAGTATAATGTATTCCAAAGCGTTTTCCAAGGAATTTGTCAAGGCTGTTTGTGAGCACGTAACAGAATGCAGATCTTTACAGacatttgtattttataccaAGGATGGGCAGTATTCACTGACTAGCATCCACGGGAACTTTAGGTTTACCTTGGAACTTAGAGGAGTTCCAAATCCAAAGTTGGTTACTGGCAACGAGCTACTCTCCATGGACATTTTAGCACTGTCCGTGTGTTGCAATAACTTTAAGTTTAGAGAGTTTAAGGAAGGTACGGACTATGTTTGCAAGACAGCTAGATCTGGGTTTTGCAACGTCAATCCAGCTGGTGTGACCAAAGCTCTTGGTCTGAAGAATCTAATGGAACACTATGGTCTCTCGCCAAAAGATTGTGGATTCATTGGTAATGCTGATAACGATATCGAGGCCATGGATTTTTGTGACCATTCATTTTGTGTTGATGATGCACCAGACTTTGTCAAGAGGCATGCAAAGTGGGTCTTGGATAAAGGTCATGATGAGGGAGCAGTTGCTCAGGCACTGGAACTACTATACACCAGCTAG
- a CDS encoding proliferating cell nuclear antigen 1, putative (encoded by transcript BEWA_013190A), with protein sequence MLELKLNNAVVLRRIFDCIRDLITDGNIDFDATGMTLQALDGNHIALVHLKLYESGFVLYRCDRPRALGININSVTKAFKSCTNNDSVLIQSEEDKDLITFIFENNVEDRVSSFSLKLMSIEQDALSIPENTEGFDAEITLSSKEITNICKQMNEFSDTIKMDVSRNSITFSTQGDLGHGEVVLRNRPPSSEGDCGVTIKVKNPIKQSYATKYLSMFTKSGCLSDTVTFGLSQNRPIEVRYELRDAIGESVSRHGQVLGELKFYLAPKIDDDIETD encoded by the exons ATGCTGGAATTAAAGCTGAACAACGCGGTGGTATTGCGTCGTATATTCGACTGCATACGTGATTTGATTACCGATGGAAACATCGACTTTGATGCCACTGGAATGACCCTGCAGGCCCTGGACGGCAACCACATTGCGCTCGTGCACCTCAAGCTCTACGAGA GTGGTTTCGTGCTCTACAGATGCGACCGTCCGCGCGCCCTTGGAATCAATATAAACTCTGTCACCAAGGCGTTCAAGTCTTGCACAAACAACGATTCCGTGCTCATCCAGAGCGAAGAAGACAAGGATTTGATTACCTTCATctttgaaaataatg TTGAGGACCGTGTTTCGAGCTTCTCGTTAAAGCTCATGTCGATTGAGCAAGACGCTTTGAGTATTCCCGAAAACACAGAAGGATTCGACGCTGAAATCACCCTGAGTTCCAAGGAGATTACCAACATTTGCAAGCAAATGAATGAGTTTTCAGATACAATCAAGATGGACGTTTCCAGAAACTCCATCACATTCTCAACCCAGGGAGACTTGGGTCACGGTGAAGTTGTCTTGAGGAATCGTCCTCCCTCCTCCGAAGGAGATTGTGGAGTTACCATAAAG GTAAAGAACCCAATTAAGCAGTCGTATGCAACAAAGTACCTATCAATGTTTACCAAG AGTGGTTGTTTAAGTGACACTGTAACTTTTGGACTGAGTCAAAACAGGCCAATAGAAGTACGTTATGAACTAAGAGATGCTATTGGAGAGTCTGTTTCACGTCACGGACAAGTTTTGGGAGAACTCAAATTTTACCTCGCACCAAAGATCGATGATGACATTGAAACTGATTAG
- a CDS encoding conserved hypothetical protein (encoded by transcript BEWA_013200A), with translation MTDEFSALDKRDTFYILLFSILAGVANELISWVFVYRKESFQKAHKEVCDGYEDYVLSKIIPASKNSILSGETPAKVFAGKIRKLRNTKNVSTLITGLVFMGLMPAIMSFFENCAVAKLPFKPFYFIAFFTHSKTLGNDVTDCTATAIYTLVSVVSGHYTKVFLGYSSPISAFKESVLEEEIRRGM, from the exons ATGACCGATGAATTTTCCGCCCTGGACAAAAGGGACACTTTTTACATCCTCCTATTTTCGATACTCGCAGGGGTCGCAAACGAGCTCATCTCATGGGTTTTCGTCTATCGCAAGGAAAGTTTTCAAAAGGCACACAAGGAAGTGTGCGACGGCTACGAGGACTACGTGCTCTCGAAAATCATCC CTGCCAGCAAGAACTCGATACTCTCCGGAGAGACTCCCGCAAAGGTATTCGCCGGCAAAATTAG GAAATTGAGAAATACAAAGAATGTCTCGACTCTGATAACGGGACTGGTGTTTATGGGCTTGATGCCCGCAATCATGAGCTTTTTTGAGAATTGTGCCGTGGCAAAATTGCCATTTAAACCCTTTTACTTTATCGCCTTTTTTACCCATAGCAAGACACTTGGAAATGATGTGACTGATTGCACAGCCACCGCCATTTATACGCTCGTTTCGGTGGTTTCTGGGCACTATACAAAAGTTTTTCTGGGATACTCATCGCCAATATCGGCGTTTAAGGAGAGCGTGCTCGAAGAAGAAATCAGAAGAGGGATGTAA
- a CDS encoding hypothetical protein (encoded by transcript BEWA_013170A) has protein sequence MVTEACGFWAHSAAVDIGNDTINDKDGVTMGEDGKFRYKDECNDVVTIEQAVQNNGYKAYIHRVQKATVTKIKHHSIDQKGFESIENRSYKDVIVYYLGYDYGNLFPLLVGLKRRLSGHYYYYKKSSYDMSSVEWKEAGSNVIQELSYISKVIKDLILLKLDAINGESYGVDGTSNSAINTDVKITVSVQNNYKPGYDQYTHAIVGSGPMRILGTKHKDTYKPFKDSALGTTYESASIYYSSLDNHLSEPLILQLGDSILYRLDGEKWVKDAQMTFDTLEKNLKLLSCAHIIDISKSIPYKCTSSYCKREIQVDRVLDKSHNFTLYKHHLMDSEPFSISSFVSDVAHQVGLPPVWNIKCICVYQYSQTGEPILICFSSGTHQWYRKSGENEWSMEDGLVGHSDPKDISNRLKEIYNGLNEVVEPESGASERIEENTPKAESQDDEMPTVDEKPYQRPNTGAHIPTASVVMGIVGMCVGTAIVVDIYNYHHHPHLSLISRTLRIT, from the coding sequence ATGGTTACGGAAGCTTGCGGATTCTGGGCACATTCCGCGGCAGTTGATATTGGAAATGACACTAtcaatgataaagatggagtTACTATGGGCGAAGATGGAAAGTTTAGAtataaagatgaatgtAATGATGTTGTAACAATTGAGCAAGCGGTGCAGAATAATGGTTACAAGGCTTACATTCACAGGGTACAAAAGGCGACAGTGACAAAAATTAAGCATCACAGCATCGACCAAAAGGGATTTGAAAGTATTGAAAATAGGTCCTACAAAGACGTAATTGTATATTATCTGGGTTATGATTATGGAAACTTATTTCCTCTACTGGTTGGACTTAAGAGGAGACTATCTGGCCATTATTACTATTACAAAAAGAGTAGCTATGATATGTCCTCAGTAGAGTGGAAAGAGGCAGGGAGTAATGTAATACAGGAACTCAGTTATATATCCAAAGTCATTAAAGATCTTATCCTTCTCAAGTTAGATGCGATAAACGGCGAGAGTTATGGAGTTGATGGTACGAGTAATTCAGCCATAAATACAGATGTTAAGATAACTGTTTCTGTACAAAACAATTATAAACCTGGCTACGATCAATACACTCACGCTATTGTAGGAAGTGGACCTATGAGGATACTTGGAACAAAACATAAGGATACATACAAACCATTCAAAGACTCTGCACTTGGTACTACGTATGAGAGTGCCTCAATTTACTATTCCAGCCTAGATAACCACCTCAGTGAACCCCTTATTCTTCAGCTTGGGGATAGTATATTGTACAGACTAGATGGTGAGAAGTGGGTTAAAGATGCTCAAATGACCTTTGATACTCTGGAGAAAAATCTGAAACTTTTGAGTTGTGCACATATCATagacatttccaaaagtatcCCATACAAGTGCACATCCAGTTATTGCAAACGGGAAATTCAAGTAGACAGGGTTCTGGATAAATCTCACAACTTCACCCTGTACAAACATCATCTTATGGATTCCGAACCATTCTCAATCTCCTCTTTTGTTAGTGATGTTGCGCATCAAGTTGGACTTCCACCTGTTTGGAATATCAAATGCATTTGCGTTTATCAATATTCACAGACTGGGGAACCGATCCTTATTTGCTTTTCATCCGGAACGCACCAATGGTACAGGAAATCTGGAGAGAATGAGTGGTCTATGGAAGACGGTCTAGTAGGCCACTCTGACCCAAAAGACATTTCAAATAGGCTAAAGGAAATTTATAATGGCTTGAATGAGGTGGTAGAACCAGAATCCGGGGCTTCGGAAAGAATTGAGGAGAATACACCAAAAGCTGAATCCCAAGACGATGAAATGCCTACCGTAGACGAGAAACCTTACCAACGCCCAAATACTGGAGCACATATACCTACAGCTTCTGTAGTCATGGGTATAGTCGGAATGTGCGTTGGAACCGCTATAGTAGTCGACATTTACAATTACCATCACCACCCGCACCTAAGCTTAATATCACGCACACTCAGGATTACCTAA
- a CDS encoding signal peptide containing protein (encoded by transcript BEWA_013220A): MRILAALLTVCLVRLCHSVGYFTTCCGGSPTNPITLDLSNPDPSICRAIETDVDGLPAKIYLLKSKKVNKIVNRNKKVWIGKFGDKCFYCMAFLKDNEPRIVVIGAESSARKSLKYYKYKDKTGCGGKPSWKKLRSSYKKKFSALKLGSNAPTKFTLDLSSLEEGDEKYQLVKCGRDDVNRLVTPQPGHLIEKIVDGEKEVWTAGNNQVCYLCEYYPKSASGKVKLHVRKNKDSFSFLRFGKVGDKWKKK, from the coding sequence ATGAGGATTCTGGCAGCACTATTGACAGTATGTCTGGTAAGGTTATGCCATTCTGTAGGTTATTTCACAACTTGTTGTGGAGGGAGTCCTACTAATCCCATTACTCTAGATCTTTCTAACCCTGACCCATCAATCTGCAGAGCCATTGAAACAGATGTTGATGGACTTCCTGCAAAGATTTACCTCCTAAAGTCTAAAAAAGTTAATAAAATTGTGAATCGAAACAAGAAGGTCTGGATaggtaaatttggagataaaTGTTTCTACTGTATGGCATTCCTTAAGGACAATGAACCACGTATAGTAGTTATTGGTGCGGAATCATCTGCACGGAAAAGCTTGAAATACTACAAGTACAAGGACAAAACCGGATGTGGTGGTAAACCGAGTTGGAAAAAGTTGAGAAGCAGTTATAAAAAGAAATTTTCTGCCCTTAAACTAGGCTCCAATGCACCAACCAAGTTCACTTTGGATCTATCTTCTCTCGAGGAAGGTGATGAAAAATACCAACTTGTAAAATGCGGGAGGGATGATGTTAATCGTTTGGTTACTCCACAACCTGGGCATCttatagaaaagattgtggaCGGAGAGAAGGAAGTATGGACTGCTGGTAACAATCAAGTTTGCTATCTCTGTGAATACTACCCAAAGAGCGCTTCCGGAAAGGTCAAGTTACATGTCAGGAAGAACAAAGACTCATTTTCGTTTCTTCGCTTTGGGAAGGTTGgtgataaatggaagaaaaagtag
- a CDS encoding nucleosome assembly protein, putative (encoded by transcript BEWA_013150A) — protein sequence MAEDSALIEQMKNVSLDGVTDKLTEAQIATVEALQKLQKSRDELESEFNKELNELRAKYDVLYKPLYEKRFKVLTTASGSEYGTPSLPRFWLTAMKNNKVLRNVIEVRDEPILAYLTDVSAEFLEPKKQESFKITMSFDSNPYFTNKTLVKQYNMKSIDGEMESLLQCTEATKIEWLPDMDVTKQKVTKIQRHRRTKETRQKVELEDQPSFFRFFTSQEVPSSETLDRMTEQEIAELEMYVEEDYDIGIIIRDKLIPEAVYWYLGVVDNDDLDDDDVESYEHSDSLTSDSD from the exons ATGGAGTAACTGACAAGTTGACAGAGGCTCAAATTGCGACTGTAGAAGCGTTACAAAAGTTGCAG AAAAGTCGCGATGAACTCGAGTCAGAGTTTAACAAGGAGTTAAATGAATTGCGTGCCAAGTATGATGTACTTTACAAGCCTTTGTATGAAAAGCGTTTCAAGGTTCTCACTACAGCATCCGGAAGTGAATATGGGACTCCTAGTTTGCCAAGATTCTGGCTAACTGCAATGAAGAATAACAAGGTCTTGCGCAATGTAATTGAAGTGCGTGATGAACCCATTTTGGCGTACCTTACTGATGTAAGCGCCGAATTCTTAGAACCAAAGAAACAAGAATCCTTTAAAATTACAATGTCCTTTGACAGCAACCCATACTTTACCAACAAGACACTTGTTAAGCAGTATAATATGAAGAGCATTGATGGAGAAATGGAGTCTCTACTCCAGTGCACAGAAGCAACAAAGATTGAATGGCTACCAGATATGGACGTTACCAAGCAAAAGGTAACCAAGATACAAAGGCACAGGAGAACCAAGGAAACTAGACAAAAGGTTGAATTAGAG GATCAACCAAGCTTCTTCCGATTCTTTACTAGCCAAGAAGTTCCGTCTTCAGAGACTCTCGACAGAATGACTGAGCAAGAG ATTGCTGAACTTGAAATGTACGTTGAGGAAGACTACGATATCGGTATCATCATTAGG GACAAGCTCATTCCAGAGGCTGTTTACTGGTACCTTGGAGTGGTAGACAACGATGACCTCGATGACGACGATGTTGAGAGCTACGAACATTCTGATTCCCTTACATCAGACTCTGACTAA